The sequence below is a genomic window from Methanoculleus sp. SDB.
GTCGTGCACCTCAATCATGTCGATATCCTTCCGTTCGCATCGGGCAAGCTGGAACGCGCGGTTGCCGGCGGCGACGGTTGCGTCCAGCGTGCTGATGTCACGCCGGTCGTGCAGGGCAATGGTGTCACTTGCCTGTGCGCTCGACAATACCTGCACTGGCGTGTCGGTAAATTCACGGGCACGTTCCAGCGGAGCGACGATGACCGCTGCGGCACCGTCCGTGATCGGGGAGCAGTCGAAGAGGCGCAGGGGATCGGCGACAAGTGACGACTGCATCACGGTGTCGATCGTAATCTCCTTCTGGAACTGCGCATTGGGATTCTTTGCACCGTTCCTGTGGTTTTTCACGGCGACCATGGCAAGCTGTTCGCGGGTGAGCCCGAACCGGTGCATATAATCCCGTGCGATCATCGCGTACAGGCCGGGGAATGTCGCCCCGGGGAACCCTTCCCATTCGCGGTCGGCAGCTCCCGCCAGCGTGTCCACCGTCGCACCGGTGCCGACGTCGGTCATCTTCTCCACTCCTGCCGCGACCACGATATCGGCATTGCCGCTTGCGACCGCCGTAACCGCCTGCCGGAACGCGAGGCCCCCCGACGAGCACGCCGCCTCGACACGGGTGGAGGGAACGTGTTTTGTGGCAAGCCCCGCATAATCCGCGATCAGTGCACCGATATGCTCCTGCTCGACAAAACGGCCCGCACTCATGTTTCCGACAAAGAGTTCGTCGATCTGTTCGCCGGATATGCCCGCATCCTCAAGTGCACGGGCCCCGGCATCAACAAAGAGATTCCGGAAGGACGTCTCCCATTTTTCACCGAACGGTGTGCATCCGACACCGATAACTGCGACTTTTCTCATTATTGCATCACGATCTTCCCTTTGTGTTTGGCATACTGTGCATAGTCGAGATAAATCGGGTTTGAGAGGAGCTCCGTAACGGTGGAGGCGGCCCCGAGGGTAAAGAGATCCGAGGTGATCGCGTCCGTGACTTCGATGTCGAAAGCATCGCTCCCGGCGCCCGAGCCGAAGGAGGTGACGAATATCCTGTCTCCGGGTCCGGCGTGATCAAGTGTCGCGGCGAGTCCGATAAGCGAGGCCCCGCTGTACGTATTGCCGAGTGTCGGCACAACGAGACCGGGTGCCAGCTGTTCCCGTGAGAAACCGAGCATGCCCGCGACACGCTGGGGGAATTTGGCGTTGGGCTGGTGGAAGACAGCATAGTCGTAATCGGCCGCGTTCGTGCCAATCTGATCGAACAGCATCCGGGCGGCGCCCTGCACATGCTTGAAATATCCGGGATCACCGGTGAAACGGCCGCCGTGGCGCGGGAATGACTGGCCCTCCCGTCGCCAGAAGTCAGGAGTGTCCGTTGTAAAGGAGCACGTGTGGTTGATGACCGCAATCGGATCGTCGTTGCCGATGACAAAGGCGGCTCCGCCTGCCGCAGCCGTGTATTCCAGCGCATCACCCGGAGCGCCCTGTGCCACATCGGCCCCGATCGCCATGCCATAGCGGATCATCCCGCTCTTTACGAGACCCATGCAGGTCTGGACACCTGCAGTACCTGCCTTACAGGCGAATTCGTAGTCTGCCGCCGTCATCGCGGGGGTGGCGCCGATCGCCTCGCCCACCGTGCAGGCGGTGGGCTTGACCGCATACGGGTGGGATTCCGACCCGACATAGATGGCACCGATGCCTTCCGGATCGATGGATCGGCGCCGGAGGGCGTTTCGTGCCGCCTCAACGGAGATCGTGATCGTATCCTCATCCAGATCGGGGACGGATTTCTCGTAAACACCGAGTCCGCCGCTGATATCGTCTGCGTTGGCGCCCCATACCCGTGCAATCTCCCCGATACGGATACGATAGCGCGGAATGTATGCGCCGTATGTAACAATGCCTACCATGGTTTGTCCCTCAGAATTCCGACAATCTCCGGTATTTCAAGCCGCGTGCAGAGCACCGTGATCCGGTCGCGTTCCGCAAGACGGGAGACGAGCGGATGCACATGCTCCACATCGATTCCCTGAAGAATTACCGAACGCGGTTTGAACGGGGTGACGCGTATCGCCACCATCGGAGACTTGCCGCCTGAAACATTCGTAAAAATCAGTGCGCGCTCTGTGCTCCAGCCGTAGATTTTGTTGAACTCGTTTGCTGAGAGCTGCAGGATCGCATTGAGGCTGTTGACTACGGTATACCCGTAGATCTGCTGATCCATCGAGCCGCAGAGCAGCTCGCAGGAGATCGCCTCGGCGATCATGCCGAGCGGGACCGGTGAGGCGTAGTCATGGATGTCGTAGATCACGTCTTCGTCAAACTCACTGTAGAGAATTTTGGCGAATTTCTTGATGCTTTTGCCACCATGCGCCTCATCGATGCTGAGAATCGTGTCGACAATCTTTCCGACGACTGCGGTGCCCGGACTTTTCCGCCTTCCCCCCTCGTAATCACTGATCACGGAAGGCGATACCTGAAGGTGCTCTGCGAGCACTCCCTGCGGAATATTGAAGTTCATCCGCCACTTTTTGAGTGCCTGGCCGGGAGAGTCCGAAAGCGTAATTTCACCTGCCATCTTCTCGGCAAGCTGATGCCGCAGCCCGGATTTCATGGTAAATAGATGCGTGAAGCGGATTTAAATAATTAGCGAATGTCACTTCGACATTCCACGACATCGGGGGTCGCGCACCCGTCCAAACTCATATATAGTATGCATCTCAATTTTGATATCCATGGTAATGGCAGAGGAACTCCAGTGCCTGAAATCCATCGCGCTCCTGCGGGGTCTGTCAGGGCAGGTGCGGGTCTCGTCGCAGTCGCTCGGAAAAGAGCTCGGCATCAGCCCGCAGACCGCCTCACGACGGCTGATCTCTCTTGAAGCACAGGGGATGATCACGCGCTCCATCAGGGCTGACGGCCAGTACATCGCCATCACGGAAGCAGGCGGAGATACTCTCTCAAACGAATATGCGGATTACCGCAGCATTTTCGAGGACACATCGGGGCACACGATCCTCCATGGAATCGTGATTGACGGCCTCGGGGAAGGACGTTATTACGTGAGCATCCCCGGATACCACAGTCAATTCGTCGAAAAACTCGGCTTTGAGCCCTTTCCGGGAACGCTGAATATCAGGCTTTGGCCTGCAAGCATCGGCATCAGAAAAAAGCTCGAAGGATACCGCTGGGTTCCTATCGAGGGCTTTATCGCCGACGGAAGAACATTCGGGAGTGCAAAATGCCTCCCCTGCACAATCGGTGATTATCCCTGTGCTATCGTCGTGCCCGGCCGGTCTCACTACCCGGAGGACATCATCGAGATAATCTCGCCCGCAGAACTCCGGAAAGAGCTGGGGTTGCAGGAAACGGACAGTGTAACGGTCGAGGTGGCCACATGATTGACAGAGCTGTTGAAGCGTTGAAAAACGGAGAATTCATTCTGCTGTATGATTTTGACGACCGCGAGGGGGAGACGGATCTCATTATCCGATCTGATGCGGTGACCCGGCGCCATATTCTTCAGATGCGGAAGGATGCCGGCGGACTGATCTGCACCGCAGTCCACCCCGAAGCGGCGGCACGGCTGGGACTTCCGTTTGCGAGCGACATCCTCCAAACGACCGATTTTGCAGAAAAAGAGGGGGAAATTCCCTACGATCGGAAAAATCACTCCTCGTTTTCCCTGTGGGTGAATCACCGCAAGACGTTTACCGGAATTACCGACAACGACCGGGCGCTCACCATCACACGGGTTGCGGACCAGGTAAAACAGTCGCTGAACGGAGGAGGCCACGACTTTGCGGCGGAATTCCGGACACCCGGCCATGTCCCCCTCCTTCGCGCCGCCGATGCCCTCCTCGAACAGCGCTGCGGGCAGACGGAACTCTCAATAGCGCTCGCCGAAATGGCGGGGATAACTCCGTCGGTTACGGTCTGCGAGATGCTTGACGATGAAACCGGCAGGGCACTCTCCAAGGAAGATGCACGGAAATATGCAAAACGGCATGGTCTTATCTTTCTCGAAGGAAAAGATGTCGTCGATTCGTGGAAGAGGTGGCGGAAGCGGCCTGCCGCCTCTCAGGATATACAATAACCCTCCTTTTTTCCCACAGCGCCGGTTAGCATGTAAACATATTTATATAATGGGTTAAAAACCATCTCATTAATGAAGGAAGATTCGGTTGTATATTTGAGCACTCGAAAAAAAAGCGATTTTAAACACCAGAAAGATGCTATCGAGCAATTCTGCAAATACAAATTTTCGGTCAGGAAAACTTTCCACGATTACCGCCAATCCTCGAAACCACCCGAAAAGCGGGACGAATATCAGCGGATGATCGAATTTGCGCTTGATAATGGGATACGGACTATTATAATCTACAGCCTCCCTGAATTTTCACGCAACTGCGATTATTGTGTCAGGGAGCTGAGAGCACTCGTCGACAGGGGGCTCGTTGTCATATGGGCGGATCACAATTTCATCGGATACCGTGGAGACCCGGACCAGCAGCGGGATGCGCTCGCCGACTTCATCGTTTTTCTTGATTTTTACCGCCATACGGACAGGACCGATAAAAGGGCTCCGTCCGTCCAGAAAAAGAAACGGCCCATCGGGCGCCCCCGGGCGCTTGATGCACCGAAGATCCAGGAACTCCTTTCAGCCCGGAGGGACGGGCAGAGCATTTCGGCTATCTGCAGAAAATTTGCCGTTTCACGGAGCACTGTCAGTAAAATCCTCGCAGACTACCCGGAACTGAAAGGGGAGTGGAAAGGAAGGCGCCGCACAACACCGGAATAAAAGGTCCGAAAAAAAGAATCAGGGCTGTATCCTGACGAGGGCATCGTACACGATCTGCCGGTACTTCAGGGAGTCGGTGGTGTAAAATTCCCGGGCCTTCACCGAATCTTCCGTTTCTCCGAACCGGTCGAGACGCCCGAGAGTCTGTTCCGCGGTGTCGAGCGTCCAGATCCGAAATGTCTCCTCATCGACGGGAGTGACCGATTCCGCCCGCACGGAGACAAAAACAGAGCCGTCAGGGGTTGTCCTCACGGTCGGTTTTCCGACAACCGCCACATATCCGCCCGGTTCGATCTGGCGGATCTGGCGCATCGCTTCATCCTGATAACTCCCGGCGTTTACGAAAAATATACCGGTGGTATCCTCGACCCGGATAGTGTAAAACACATTCTGGTCACCCTTCTTATCCTTCTGGGTCATTTTACCGACGAGAAATATGCGGTTGGAGCGCTCCCCGGTGGGAAGAAGAACAAAACTCGGGCTCTTTTCATCGTTGCCGTCCTTGAACTGGAGGCGTGACTCGCGCAGCTCGGATGCGAAGATCCGGCGGGCGGGTTCGCGCCTGAATCGAGCCAGCCGATCCGGTACCGACATTACCGGTCACCTCCCGGGGTGACGGCTGCCCGGTTCAGGAGCGCTGCATGGCGCGTCGCATCGAAGGCGGTACGGAAACATTCCCGGACAAGGATCGTTCCGCCCATATCATTGCCGCGGCACCGCACATACCGTCCCGTAACGGCCTGCTTCATGCGGTCGAGGACGTCGTCAAATCCGAGCGGATTGTTCTCCGCAACCGAAACAGCCTCCTCAAGCGTCATTCCGCTGAGTGCTTCCGCGACGTCGCGCTGGATTAAGACGTTGGTGGCCTCCTCCCCGTCGTCGATCACGCCGGTGATGCGGAGATCCCAGCGAAACTCTTTCTGGACATCGTGAATCGGGCATTCGTTGTAGCGGGACAGGACCTTGTTGCAGCCTTCGACAGGACACCGCCTGATGAGGCCGGAACCCGGTCCCAGATGGGCGATGACACCGGATGCCTCGTGCGTCCCGCGGGCTACTTCGATGTCTATCTCCTCGTCCGAGTACATCCCGGTGCTGAGGTTCAGCGACAGCCTGCCGTTGAATTCCTCGACCGATGCGTAATAGATCGTATAAACAGTATTCAGTCTGAGTTTTTCCCTATCCCCGTCGTTCCAGAGGACGAATTTTATAGTTCCCGATTCGTCGCCCAGTATCCCGGACTGAAGCATCCGCTCGTGCCGCGGTTCCCATTCCTCGATGAACTTGGCCCGGATGCTCCCGACGCCCGGTTTCAGGTCGGATATGGGAACGACGGACGGGATAAGCGCACGGTCATGTTCGAGAGGCACAATCGTCGTACCCGAATGGATTTTCAGGTTGGGGACTCCCCGGTATTCGTCGACCACGGCGGCCTCGAGCCGGTACCAGCTCCGTTCCTGGAGAAGCGGCGCATTCGCCTTCGCCCAGATCACAAACCGTATCGCACCTGACGAATCGGCGATGATGCCGCTCTGGGCGATCGATGGTGACGGGGGCTCCGAAACCGAAACGACCTTGCCTTCGATGGTCACCCACTCGCCGGCGCCCACGTCCCTGATCTCGCGCTGCTGCACCTGTCCCCCGCCGCCCGATGACGGTGAGAGATTATATTCGCGCATGAGTTCGTTCGTGACGACACGCTCCGCTTCCTCGGGAGGGATGCCGAAATCCGAGATCAGCAGGTTGAGTTTGCTGCCGACCTTTTCACGGGATACGCTGACCCCCTTCTCTTCAATTTTACGGGAGATTCTTTCAACAACATCAGGAACCGAATCCATATTCACATCTCCACCCAGATATTCGCTGTGCTGGGAATTTAAAGATCTTATTTTGTGGTGTGAAAGTGAAAAACCGCGGATGCCCCGTACCGCCGGGTGACTTGAATGTTTAAGTAGAAGTGCCCGCATATATTGATCCCATGGTTTTAAGTGCAGACAGTATGATTATGGATGTTCTTCGGGAAAAACCGGAAGCAGCGGACATTTTCTTCAGATTCGGGATGGGATGCCTCGGATGCGCGATGGCAAAGGGGGAGACGATCCGCGAAGCCGCCCAGGCGCACGCCATTCCGCTCGCCGAGCTCCTGAATGCGCTCGGTATCAGCGAATAACGCAGGCAGTTACATCACTTTTTTTTCCTTCTTCGCCTGAGCTCCCCGAGCGATGCCTCCGGGTTCCGCCTCAGGTATGCGGCGGTGCCGGGGTCGTGGAGCAGCGTGCAGTCTTCGCAGCTCCATACCGTGCCGCCCGACGAACTGAGAACCTCTTTTCCGAGAGCGGGATCCCCGCAGGGATAGAGAGGGCAATAGCAGAACTCGCAGGACTGCCCCGGATAGTGGCACGGGTACCACGGGCATGCATCGGGTTTCCACTCCACCCAGTGCTCCCCGCCGAACCGGCTGAAGATGAAAAATGAGGCTGTACTGCGCCGAATCTGCCCCTCATGGCGCATCAGCGCTTCCCGGACACCGAAGGATACCGCCTCATACACCCGGCTGCCGGCGGGCGTGACAGGACCGGCATACCGGTGTCGCGGGACGGCTGAGGCATCGCAGGCAACCACGACGGCATCTGTCGGCGTACCGGTACAGGCACGCCCCATTGCGGCAAGCGCCCCCGCCTTTGCCTCGGTCGCGGTAATAACAGCCCCAAGCAATGCCGCGTCAGAAAAACCCTCGTTACTGTGAACGATGATATTTATCGTTCCCGCGCCGTCCGTGTGCCCCGGACTGAAACCTGCCGTTACGAAGACCGTGATAAAATCATACTGCAGGATGCAGAGTGCGTTCATGGACACCGCAGTCAGCAGGCCGAAGAACGAGGGCGGCAGGCCTTCCGCCGCCACAATCACCTCCAGATACCGCGTCGGATCGTCCTCCCGGAAATCGGCGGATACGGTATGATTGACAATCGTCGAAACACGTGCGAGCCCCCCGCCTGCGCCCGTGCTCACGGCAGTGAATAAACCGCGAAGAAAAAGAGTGGAATCCGCGATATAATACCTCATGAAACAGAATAGTGGACCCGGTCTTTAAGTTCCTGCTGTTTTCCCGAATTCCAGCCACCCACATCCGCAAGATAGCCGGTCACGCGGGAGACCTGGGTGACATCATGGCTGCCGCACTCGGGGCAGATCGCCTGTCCGCAGAGAGGGCAGTAATCGATGCGCTCGATGATATGATGGGAGCAGTGGCAGTGGTCGAGAGGGCACATCACCTCGAGGTGCGTTTCCCCGCAGCAGGGGCAGGGCGACTCGTCCACGACATGGTGACACGTGTGGCATTTGTACCGCCGTTCGGCCACCGGGATCTCGTCGAGAGAGCCGTAGCGTTCGGCCAGTTTCCGCTGTTCCGGAGTCCAGTTCATGCTCATAACCTTAATTCCTTAGTATTTATGTGTTTATTCCGCGGCAGTGCCACGGAAACGTCCGCCTCAGTCTACTCATAGGGTTCGTCACCGGCCCCGGAGGGCCTCGGTGCGGAGTGCTCATCATCGGCGGAGCGCGCCAAATGACCGGGCCGCGGCTGCGGGATCCGGGGCCCCGTAGATCGACCTGCCCACAATCACGCCGTCCACCAGCGCCTGCACCTCTTCCATCCGGCCACCCTGTACCCCCACACCGGGCGACAGGATTTTCCTCTCTCCGATCACCTGCCGGAGCGCACGAATCCGATCGGGACGGGTCGCAGGAGCGATGATGCCGTCCGCACCGCACAGGACTGCCGTCTCTGCAAGGCGCTCCGCGGTCCCGCCATGGAAGAATTCGACAGCGCCCGGGTGGCTCATCTCGGCAACGACATAGCATTCGCCCCCGTTGTTATGGGCGACTTCCACACACGCCGATACCGAATCGGATCCGGTGAATGCATGGGTTATCAGCGCGGAAAATCCGGCATCGAAGACCTGTTCGGCGATCAGGCGGTTTGTATTCGGGATGTCGGCGACCTTGAAGTCCGCGATGAGGGGACACCCGAATGCGGCGATCTCACCGGCGATGCCGAGGCCGGCGGCCAGTATGAGGGGATACCCGAGCTTGATCCGGTCGACAAGAGGGGCGCATACTTCGGCAATCGCAAGCGCCTCATCAGGGCCCGTCACATCCAGTGCAAGGATCAGGTCGGTCATTCTGCCATCCTCTCCAGCACGGCGGCCACGAGCAGGGGCAGGGTGATCGTTGCATCGCCGTACACGGTCATCGCACGGGCTTCACCGGTGATCTTCCCCCATGATTTCGCTTCTTCGAGCGTTGCGCCCGACAGTCCGCCCAGGTCGGGGCGATCCCCGGTCAGCTGCACCGCATAATCGAATCCCTCCGGCGTCATGAGCATGCTCTGAAAGATGTAGTTCTTCGGAACACCGCCCCCGATGAGCAGCGCACCCGCACGCCTCGCGGAGAAGCACCTGTCCATGAGGCCGTGCATATCGCGAAACGCATCGATCGTCACCGAATGCGTCTGATCGAAAAGCCAGTACTGGAGCCCTATCATCGAGTCCTGGATGGCAGGGCAGTAGACCGGGATATCACGGGCGGCAGCCGTCGCGAGAATGCCCCCGGACAGCTGCATGCCGATGGTGTGCAGGAGATCGGCGATGGAGAGCGAACTGCCGCCGGGAAGCTCCGAAAAGATACCCTGCATAAATTCTTCAAACCTGACGAAGGCTTCGTTCGGAAGATAGACGTCGTAAATCCTGTTGATCTCTTCCTCATGCAGCATCACGTCGTCACACCGCGCAGTACCGTGGTAGTGGGAACACCCGATCGCCTCGATGATATCATGGGTCAGGTTCGCGCCGGTCGAGACCAGCACGTCCACATGCCCGCGATCGATGAGATCGGTGATGATCCCCCCCATACCGCCCGGGACCATTGCGCCTGCAAGCCCGACGAATTTCACCGCCTCCGCATCGCGGAGCATCGCCTCGTAGATATTCGCCGCGTGCCAGAGCGAACCTGCGTTGTACGCGCCCGATTTGCCCATCTCTTCGACCAGTTCCCCGACCGTCATCCCAGGTCTGATTTTCGCCTGCACCACCGCATCCCCCCATTCCATGATCTCGCATCCTCCGGACTGCCTTCGTGCACAAGAATTGCATCTCATCCGCGATTAACACCGCGGTGGAACGGGCGGACCCCCCAAGGTACCGGTATGCCAAAGGCCGGGAACCGGTCGGTTCACGGCAGAAAAAGAGGGGAATGGGACAGGTGAAGAGAGAACGGATGGCGGGGCGGGATGAATTCCCCGCA
It includes:
- a CDS encoding acetyl-CoA acetyltransferase (Catalyzes the synthesis of acetoacetyl coenzyme A from two molecules of acetyl coenzyme A. It can also act as a thiolase, catalyzing the reverse reaction and generating two-carbon units from the four-carbon product of fatty acid oxidation); the encoded protein is MRKVAVIGVGCTPFGEKWETSFRNLFVDAGARALEDAGISGEQIDELFVGNMSAGRFVEQEHIGALIADYAGLATKHVPSTRVEAACSSGGLAFRQAVTAVASGNADIVVAAGVEKMTDVGTGATVDTLAGAADREWEGFPGATFPGLYAMIARDYMHRFGLTREQLAMVAVKNHRNGAKNPNAQFQKEITIDTVMQSSLVADPLRLFDCSPITDGAAAVIVAPLERAREFTDTPVQVLSSAQASDTIALHDRRDISTLDATVAAGNRAFQLARCERKDIDMIEVHDCFTIAEICAIEDLGFCSKGDAGRLTEEGYTALDGTLPVNPSGGLKACGHPVGATGIKQVYEIVTQLRGEASGRQVDGEIGMAHNVGGTGATVVCSILGVI
- a CDS encoding XRE family transcriptional regulator, which gives rise to MKSGLRHQLAEKMAGEITLSDSPGQALKKWRMNFNIPQGVLAEHLQVSPSVISDYEGGRRKSPGTAVVGKIVDTILSIDEAHGGKSIKKFAKILYSEFDEDVIYDIHDYASPVPLGMIAEAISCELLCGSMDQQIYGYTVVNSLNAILQLSANEFNKIYGWSTERALIFTNVSGGKSPMVAIRVTPFKPRSVILQGIDVEHVHPLVSRLAERDRITVLCTRLEIPEIVGILRDKPW
- a CDS encoding riboflavin kinase; protein product: MVMAEELQCLKSIALLRGLSGQVRVSSQSLGKELGISPQTASRRLISLEAQGMITRSIRADGQYIAITEAGGDTLSNEYADYRSIFEDTSGHTILHGIVIDGLGEGRYYVSIPGYHSQFVEKLGFEPFPGTLNIRLWPASIGIRKKLEGYRWVPIEGFIADGRTFGSAKCLPCTIGDYPCAIVVPGRSHYPEDIIEIISPAELRKELGLQETDSVTVEVAT
- a CDS encoding 3,4-dihydroxy-2-butanone 4-phosphate synthase; this encodes MIDRAVEALKNGEFILLYDFDDREGETDLIIRSDAVTRRHILQMRKDAGGLICTAVHPEAAARLGLPFASDILQTTDFAEKEGEIPYDRKNHSSFSLWVNHRKTFTGITDNDRALTITRVADQVKQSLNGGGHDFAAEFRTPGHVPLLRAADALLEQRCGQTELSIALAEMAGITPSVTVCEMLDDETGRALSKEDARKYAKRHGLIFLEGKDVVDSWKRWRKRPAASQDIQ
- a CDS encoding nucleic acid-binding protein — encoded protein: MSVPDRLARFRREPARRIFASELRESRLQFKDGNDEKSPSFVLLPTGERSNRIFLVGKMTQKDKKGDQNVFYTIRVEDTTGIFFVNAGSYQDEAMRQIRQIEPGGYVAVVGKPTVRTTPDGSVFVSVRAESVTPVDEETFRIWTLDTAEQTLGRLDRFGETEDSVKAREFYTTDSLKYRQIVYDALVRIQP
- a CDS encoding nucleotide-binding protein — encoded protein: MDSVPDVVERISRKIEEKGVSVSREKVGSKLNLLISDFGIPPEEAERVVTNELMREYNLSPSSGGGGQVQQREIRDVGAGEWVTIEGKVVSVSEPPSPSIAQSGIIADSSGAIRFVIWAKANAPLLQERSWYRLEAAVVDEYRGVPNLKIHSGTTIVPLEHDRALIPSVVPISDLKPGVGSIRAKFIEEWEPRHERMLQSGILGDESGTIKFVLWNDGDREKLRLNTVYTIYYASVEEFNGRLSLNLSTGMYSDEEIDIEVARGTHEASGVIAHLGPGSGLIRRCPVEGCNKVLSRYNECPIHDVQKEFRWDLRITGVIDDGEEATNVLIQRDVAEALSGMTLEEAVSVAENNPLGFDDVLDRMKQAVTGRYVRCRGNDMGGTILVRECFRTAFDATRHAALLNRAAVTPGGDR
- a CDS encoding disulfide oxidoreductase is translated as MVLSADSMIMDVLREKPEAADIFFRFGMGCLGCAMAKGETIREAAQAHAIPLAELLNALGISE
- a CDS encoding oxidoreductase — its product is MNWTPEQRKLAERYGSLDEIPVAERRYKCHTCHHVVDESPCPCCGETHLEVMCPLDHCHCSHHIIERIDYCPLCGQAICPECGSHDVTQVSRVTGYLADVGGWNSGKQQELKDRVHYSVS
- a CDS encoding orotidine 5'-phosphate decarboxylase (type 1 subfamily; involved in last step of pyrimidine biosynthesis; converts orotidine 5'-phosphate to UMP and carbon dioxide; OMP decarboxylase; OMPDCase; OMPdecase), which codes for MTDLILALDVTGPDEALAIAEVCAPLVDRIKLGYPLILAAGLGIAGEIAAFGCPLIADFKVADIPNTNRLIAEQVFDAGFSALITHAFTGSDSVSACVEVAHNNGGECYVVAEMSHPGAVEFFHGGTAERLAETAVLCGADGIIAPATRPDRIRALRQVIGERKILSPGVGVQGGRMEEVQALVDGVIVGRSIYGAPDPAAAARSFGALRR
- a CDS encoding deoxyhypusine synthase (transforms a conserved lysine residue of initiation factor 5A into deoxyhypusine), yielding MEWGDAVVQAKIRPGMTVGELVEEMGKSGAYNAGSLWHAANIYEAMLRDAEAVKFVGLAGAMVPGGMGGIITDLIDRGHVDVLVSTGANLTHDIIEAIGCSHYHGTARCDDVMLHEEEINRIYDVYLPNEAFVRFEEFMQGIFSELPGGSSLSIADLLHTIGMQLSGGILATAAARDIPVYCPAIQDSMIGLQYWLFDQTHSVTIDAFRDMHGLMDRCFSARRAGALLIGGGVPKNYIFQSMLMTPEGFDYAVQLTGDRPDLGGLSGATLEEAKSWGKITGEARAMTVYGDATITLPLLVAAVLERMAE